Genomic segment of Iocasia fonsfrigidae:
TCCCAGTTCCCCATTCTTTAACCAAAGCCATTCGTAGTGTTCTTCCTTTAATATTTTCTGGAATCTCTACATTTGCTGCAGATACAACACCCATAAATGAAACTGCCAGCATAATAAGTAGCACGCTAACTAAGCACTTTTTCATTATTCATCCTCTCCTTTTAATGTGAATTTTTAGAATTTAATTTATAATCATATATTATCATATTTTTTAATATTCGTCAATCAAAATTGACCATTTAAATCTTTTTATTTCATTATTTTTCATCTGTAATCATATGTGGGTCTTTTTACACAAACAAAAAACCTACTTTTTAAAGCAGGTTTAACTATAAAATATATATTTATTTGTCCTGATAAAAATATTATTATATTATCATTTCACCAAAATAACTTTCTTAGAATCTAAATTCTTTACATCAGCCTTTTTAGTAGTAATAAGCTTATGTTCTTCTTTTATTTCAGCAAATTTATACCTTGAGTTTTTGCCTATTTTGGTAGAATCACCTATAAAATAAACCTCCCTAGACCTTTCAATTACAATTTTATTTATTTCAGCCACATCCATAATCGATGTAGATAACCCACGGTCAAAGGAAATGCCTGATGCCCCAATAAAACACTTATCAAAATTCATATTTGTAACTTGGTTTATAGCAAATGGGCCAACAAGCACTGCAATATCTGTTAATAAATCTCCCCCCAAAATGATTGAATTAATATTATATCTTACTAATTCATTAATATGAAAGGCTCCATTTGTTACGACGGTTACATTTTTTCCTTTTAAATGTCTTATAATATAATTTTCGGTAGTACCAGGTCCCAAAAAAACAAACTGGCCATCACCAATAAGAGTTGCTGCATAACTGCCAATCACCTTTTTTTCTTCCCGATTGAGATTGATTTTTTCTTCTACAGATTTTTCGGCTACATTAATTATTAATCTGGCTGCACCACCTGATAACAACTCTATTTGACCCTCTTCAGCCAAAGTCTTTAAATCCCTCCTAACCGTCGCTAAAGATACATTGGTTTTCTCCTTAATTTCATCTAAATATATAATCTCCTTCGAATGCATTAATTCAAGAATAGTCTTCCTCCTAGCATAAGGAATCATCAAAAACCACCTTCCCATATCATACTTTTTAAGATTTTTATTAAATATTATCACAAATTTTCAAGCCCTGCAAATGATTTATGTCATATTTGCATCTAAAAAACCTCAAATTATATTAAATTTCGTCAATATAATTTGAGGTTTGTAAATATATTTAATTCTTTATATTTCCACAATAACTTCCTTTTCTTCTGGGATTATCTTAACCTTATCTCCGTCAACACTATAAGAAGCACCTTGAATATCCTTAAGATTACAAATATCATGTAAAACAAAACCCATATCTTTAGCTAGTTTTGATGTTGATAATATAATCTTATTACCAATTCTCTCCGCCGATGATATCATCATAATTTCTCCCTTAAGCCCTGGCACTTTAGCAGCAGCCTTATTACCATCTGCCAGTTGATATAAATGAAATGTTATTCCACTGGTATAATCATAATCAGGTTTTTCTTTATTCGCTCCCACGGCAAGCAAGGTATTAGGACTTACATATAGAGGTAGAGAAAAATAATCATATTGATCATGATACCAGCAGCCGCCTTCCCTTATTTCTCCAGATAGTAGATGGGTCCACTTACCATGAGGAAGGTAATAATCAACCTCACCATTTTCCTGAAAAATTGGGGCAACCAGTAAAGACTCACCTAACATATACTGCATATCAAGATACTTAACAGCAGGGTCTTCATCAAAAACAAGTACCATGGGCCTCATTACAGGCACACCAGTATCTCTGGCCTTGACCGCCATCTGGTAGATATAGGGCATTAATTGACATTTTAGCTTGGTAAATTTCTTTAATACCTCACTAGCCTCTTCATCAAACAACCAGGGTACTCGATAACTCTTAGAACCATGAAGTCTACTGTGGGTAGACAAAAGACCAAATTGCACCCAGCGCTTGTATAAATCTGCTGTAGTTGTTAACTCAAATCCACCTATATCATGGCTCCAGAAAGAAAAACCTGACATAGCAAAGGATAACCCCCCTCTTAGGGTTTCAGCCATGGAAGCATAACTGGCAGAGCTGTCACCACCCCAGTGAACTGGAAACTGTTGACTCCCTGCTGTTGCACTTCTAGCAAATACTACAGCCTCTTTTTCACCCTTTACCTCTTTTAAAAGATCAAATACCGCCTGGTTATAAAGGAAGGTATAGTAATTATGCATAGAGACAGGGTCAGAACCATCAAAATATTCGACATCAATTGGAATCCTTTCACCAAAGTCTGTTTTAAAGCAATCGACACCCATTTCTAATAGTTTTCTCAATTTATTTGTATACCATTCTACTGCCTTAGGATTTGTAAAATCAACTAAACCCATACCAGGCTGCCAGCTATCAAGTTGTTTAATACCCTTCCCATCTTGTCTTTTTAGTAAATATCCCTTTGCTGCACCTTCTTTAAAGAACTCTGTGCCCTGGGCAATATAAGGGTTAATCCAGAGGGAAATTTTCAATCCCCTTTTTTTATAACGCTTTAACATAGCTGCTGTATCTGGAAAAATCCTTTCATCCCACTCTAGATCAGACCAGTGGAATTCCTTCATCCAGAAACAATCAAAATGAAAAACACGTAGTGGTATATCCCGTTCTTTCATTCCCTGTATAAAAGAACTGGTAGTCTCTTCATCATAATCAGTAGTAAATGAAGTAGATAACCACAGGCCAAATGACCAGGCTGGCGGCAGAGCTGGCTTACCTGTTAGCGCAGTATACCTTGATAGAATTTCTTGATTGTTTTCACCGTAAATAAATTGGTATCTAAGTTCTTCACCCGGTACAGAAAACCCTACATATTCCACCTTCTCACTAGCAACCTCAAAGGAAACATTAGCTGTATGATCAACAAAAATACCATATCCCCGGCTAGTCATATAAAAGGGTATACTCTTATAGGCCACCTGAGAAGAAGTGCCACCATCTTCATTCCAGGTCTCTACCACCTGACCATTTTTGACAAAGGCAGTAAACCGTTCCCCTAAACCATAAACACATTCTCCTGGCTGGAGTACCAGTTCTGTCAACATATATGGTTTGTAATCTGCCAGTAAATAATTATCCTCCGGAAACCTAGTAGCATCTTTTCGATCATATTGCATATAAGCAAGATTACGAAACCCACAGCTTGTTAACACCTTTCCCTCTACTTCAAACTGGTACTGCCATTCCTTTCGATTAACACGCACTGTAAGCTGACCCGCAGTCATTACAGCCTCATCTTCATCAATTGAAACTGTAACCTCCTGTGGATTAGTATTTTTCTTAAAAGTAGCTTCTCCACTTTCATATGCCTCATAGTGATAACTACGAACACCAATAACATTCTCAGCTGTAGAAGTAAATTCAGTGGTAATTGTTGCTACATCAAGGGCACCTTCCCTTGAGTGTATAACCCTTTCTGGTGCTACCACCCTCATACCGTTTGGTATTTTCTCTACAATATAGGCCTGTGATGCATATATTGCATTTGCTCTCTCACTCCTCAGCCAATAACCCTCAGTAAATTTCATTCATCTTCCCCTTTCTTTTTCTATATTATTATATAAATCTTAACTTTTAAGAGGATATACTTATAACCCTCTATAGATAATAACAGCTAATTATAGATATAAAGAGGACACAGGGTTTTATGATAAGTTTTACCCAGGTCCCCTTTGTACTATATATCATTAAATTAATATATTATCTATATCTATTTTTCACCATCAATCTCCATCCATAATTTTTCAATTATTGTACATGTTGCCTCTTTATCAGCCGCCCCTCCCACATAGGCCTGCATTGTTTCCCCAAAGGCACTATGGAAAGCGTCTGTGGAATAAATGATTCCAAGTG
This window contains:
- a CDS encoding DeoR/GlpR family DNA-binding transcription regulator — protein: MIPYARRKTILELMHSKEIIYLDEIKEKTNVSLATVRRDLKTLAEEGQIELLSGGAARLIINVAEKSVEEKINLNREEKKVIGSYAATLIGDGQFVFLGPGTTENYIIRHLKGKNVTVVTNGAFHINELVRYNINSIILGGDLLTDIAVLVGPFAINQVTNMNFDKCFIGASGISFDRGLSTSIMDVAEINKIVIERSREVYFIGDSTKIGKNSRYKFAEIKEEHKLITTKKADVKNLDSKKVILVK
- the yicI gene encoding alpha-xylosidase; the protein is MKFTEGYWLRSERANAIYASQAYIVEKIPNGMRVVAPERVIHSREGALDVATITTEFTSTAENVIGVRSYHYEAYESGEATFKKNTNPQEVTVSIDEDEAVMTAGQLTVRVNRKEWQYQFEVEGKVLTSCGFRNLAYMQYDRKDATRFPEDNYLLADYKPYMLTELVLQPGECVYGLGERFTAFVKNGQVVETWNEDGGTSSQVAYKSIPFYMTSRGYGIFVDHTANVSFEVASEKVEYVGFSVPGEELRYQFIYGENNQEILSRYTALTGKPALPPAWSFGLWLSTSFTTDYDEETTSSFIQGMKERDIPLRVFHFDCFWMKEFHWSDLEWDERIFPDTAAMLKRYKKRGLKISLWINPYIAQGTEFFKEGAAKGYLLKRQDGKGIKQLDSWQPGMGLVDFTNPKAVEWYTNKLRKLLEMGVDCFKTDFGERIPIDVEYFDGSDPVSMHNYYTFLYNQAVFDLLKEVKGEKEAVVFARSATAGSQQFPVHWGGDSSASYASMAETLRGGLSFAMSGFSFWSHDIGGFELTTTADLYKRWVQFGLLSTHSRLHGSKSYRVPWLFDEEASEVLKKFTKLKCQLMPYIYQMAVKARDTGVPVMRPMVLVFDEDPAVKYLDMQYMLGESLLVAPIFQENGEVDYYLPHGKWTHLLSGEIREGGCWYHDQYDYFSLPLYVSPNTLLAVGANKEKPDYDYTSGITFHLYQLADGNKAAAKVPGLKGEIMMISSAERIGNKIILSTSKLAKDMGFVLHDICNLKDIQGASYSVDGDKVKIIPEEKEVIVEI